Proteins co-encoded in one Nicotiana sylvestris chromosome 7, ASM39365v2, whole genome shotgun sequence genomic window:
- the LOC104245872 gene encoding F-box/kelch-repeat protein At1g57790-like: protein MAGRKRRKMKLLAATAPNNGGASTQECEGSDEQNSLFCIPMEILELILSRLNLRENIRASAVCKQWLAVSISVRVANKPPWLMFFPKFGDLVEFYDPSVRQTYSVELPELRGSRLCYAKDGWLLLYKPRTLRVLFFNPYTKSVINLPRLELTYQIVAFSAAPTSPDCIVFTVKHISPTLVAISTCQPGATEWTTANYQNRLPFVSSIWNKLVFCNGLFYCLSLTGWLGVYNPEERTWLVRVVPPPRCPENFFVKNWWKGKFMAEHNGDIYVIYTCSTANPVIYKLDQINKIWVEMQTLGGLTLFASFLSSQARIDVLGVMRNSIYFSKVRFYGRRCISYSLDHDRYYPRKQCYDWGEQDPFESIWIDPPQDLSAFV from the exons ATGGctggaagaaaaagaagaaaaatgaagtt ATTAGCTGCGACGGCTCCAAATAATGGTGGTGCTTCAACTCAGGAGTGTGAAGGATCTGATGAGCAAAACTCATTGTTTTGCATACCAATGGAAATTCTAGAACTGATTCTCTCCCGGTTAAACTTGAGGGAAAACATCCGTGCGTCTGCTGTTTGCAAGCAATGGCTTGCTGTCTCCATTTCTGTACGAGTTGCGAATAAACCACCTTGGCTTATGTTTTTCCCAAAATTCGGTGACTTGGTTGAATTCTACGACCCTTCGGTGAGGCAAACTTATTCAGTGGAGTTACCAGAGTTACGTGGCTCTAGGCTTTGTTACGCGAAGGATGGCTGGTTGCTGCTATACAAACCGAGAACTTTACGTGTGTTGTTCTTCAATCCTTATACGAAGAGTGTGATCAATTTGCCAAGACTAGAATTAACATACCAGATAGTTGCTTTTTCTGCAGCTCCTACTTCTCCGGACTGTATCGTTTTCACAGTTAAGCATATCAGCCCCACTTTGGTCGCAATTAGCACATGTCAACCCGGGGCAACGGAATGGACAACTGCCAATTACCAAAATCGTTTGCCATTTGTTAGCAGCATTTGGAATAAGTTAGTTTTCTGCAATGGTCTCTTTTATTGTCTGAGTCTTACTGGTTGGTTGGGAGTCTATAATCCAGAAGAACGTACTTGGCTTGTTCGTGTGGTTCCACCTCCGAGATGCCCAGAAAATTTTTTCGTGAAAAATTGGTGGAAAGGAAAATTTATGGCAGAGCACAATGGAGATATCTATGTGATATACACTTGCTCTACTGCAAATCCGGTGATATATAAGTTAGACCAAATAAATAAAATTTGGGTTGAGATGCAAACTTTAGGTGGTTTGACACTTTTTGCAAGTTTTCTGTCATCCCAAGCAAGGATAGACGTTCTTGGGGTGATGAGAAATAGTATTTATTTCTCTAAAGTTCGTTTTTATGGAAGGCGTTGCATATCGTATTCCCTCGATCATGATAGATACTACCCGCGAAAGCAGTGTTATGATTGGGGAGAACAAGATCCTTTTGAGAGCATTTGGATTGATCCACCGCAGGACCTTTCAGCCTTTGTCTGA